The segment ACTGACATTCGAGACCTCTTATGTGGAAAGAAGGGGCAGTGGCTCTTCatctaataaataaatgaaatgcTAAAAAGACAAAAGCATAAATTGTTTCAAATCATTTGTTAAATACAAagtcaaagatcttgacacctcATTAAACTGATTTTTGTCATGTTTGCCTTACAGAAATTGGAATGCTGGTCAAACTGAGGGTGAGTATTAGTGAGTTAACATAAATAACATGAGCAAGAGCTAGCCGTGTGATCTCTTGAACCTGTTGCATTATTCGGTCAAGTCATGGCTGATTTCTCCCTGGTCTCActtcaactttcctgcctctttcTTTTAAACCCTGCCTCCACTGTTCTCTGAGATTGTGAACATTGACAATTCATTAATGTCTGAGAgaggaaattcctcatctctgtgttTAATGGGTGACCGTTTATTTTGAAACCCTGTCTCCTCGTTCTACAATTCCCAACAAAGAAAAACTTATGTTTTAATGAGTGCACCTCAGCTTCTTCTAATTTCCTAAGAACCTGCTCCTTTTAAGAGAACTTCTTCATCCtcagatttgacctaccaaacctTCTCCAAACTGAATTCAATGCAAATATATCTTTCCTTAAAGAAGACCAAAGACGCATGCAGTACTTCAGGAGTGGTCCCACCAGCATTATTTATCTTAAAGATATACTTCTACTTCTATTCTTTTATGCTTTATTTGCTTTGCAGTTAAGGTCAGCATTCTAATTATCTCCCAATTTGCTGTCTGTGCCCACAAACTTTGTTTATTCAATTGGATAGTCAAATGGTTCTACATCAGAATTTACTAGATTCTCTCCGgtgagcatggaaacaggtcctctgTTCCAATTCATGCCCACCAAAAATGCTTGTTCCAGCTGGTCCCATTTGACCAaatttggcccatattcctcaaACCTCTATGTCCAAATAATTCAggtcctgcttttatattcttcctACCGAAATGGATAATCCTGCGGTTCTCCATAGCATACTTCAGCTGTTAACTGTTTGTCCACGCCCTCATTCCTACTATTTCCCATTTTATAGAGTCTTTGTATCCTCCTCCttagagactagaactaggagtcAGAGTTTCGAGATTTGGGGGAAGTAGATTTAGCATGGGGAGATGAGGGGaaactgctttttccagagagtgCTGCATCTGCATAATTCTCTGCCCAAGGACACAATAGAGTCCATCtcattaaatatacttaagacacagatagatttttacattgcggggaattaacttttattgtcatATCAGCCACGATCCTGTTGAATAGAAGAACAGGCTCAATAGGCTAGATGACCTATTCCCGCTCCTATTCCTCATGTTCTTACAACTTGCTTTTACGTGTAAAGTGACTTCAGTGAAGGCACAGCCAATCTCCAGTGCAGGAGATTTCTGAGTGAGCTTACAGTGCTGACTGTGATTCTGTGCAAAGTGAATATTGTAGTCAGGAAAATGCACAAGGCAAAATTTGGTGCATCATATACAAGCAACATCACTCAGAGCAGAGAATGTGCCAGGAGTTGTGAAGGCTCTGGAGTAGAGGACACTTGGGAAATCCCTTTCAGAGAAaaaaggagtttgaagagatttggtatgtcatgaaagacactcgcaaatttctacagatgtatcgtggagagcattctaattggctacatcactgtctgttatggagggtggggtggggtcatagtaagctgcagaggattgtaaactttGTCAGCTCCTTCATCAACAATAGCCTCCATAGTACCCAGCAcaacttcaaggagcaatgcctcaaaaaaggtggcagccatcattaaggacccccatcacccaggacatgccctcttctcattgttaccatcagggaggaggtactggagcctgaaaatATACGCTCAATTATTCAgaaacagctgcttcccttcTGCTAccccatttctgaatggacattgaacccatgaacactacatcactactaatttttttaaatgtttgcaCTATATTCGAGGGGTGATttataagttcgtggcccaaggtagaaggagtcaattttagaaaacctagcgcatttatttttcaacataatcccctcctatatttacactcttagtccagcggtcatggagcatatggatcccttctttgtagaagtggtccacagcaggggtgattgataagtttgtggcctgaggtaggaggaaatgagttattaacttcaaactttctgcattttcactcaaagagttgaactgcacattgctacgtaccccgtaactgggtcacttaccagcaaagatagagaggtccattgaagtctgatggtactatttttaacagtatttattgataaaaatacacaaaaataatatcaatgcaaacatagagctaatatacgtcatcaatactaaatctaaaagcgcgggtataataataatcaataagaaatagctatcattgtctaggggataatgtattgtctgatggaaagataaaagtcactttagttcattcaggctgtagcctttggttggagagagagagagagattttggaacttgccagagtttttcctttttatgatgtcaatccttcgaaatgtcgttggtgtccttttccttttagctaagccaTCTTCCATGGTCAGTCCTGCGAATACCGGGCAACAGGAAAGGACACACACGggcccaccggctgtcgctattaaacactgtcacaggatttctagcatttctcctggtgcgtctaaaggggttgttccccagaccttcttttatccttactcacggggtctcagatgtcaatcaggttggaatgatgccatctctcaaccagcccactttgttcattccctgagggcttcaaataagtagtacagtactcaatgcacaattccgtctccaagagataatggccgttTTCTGTGGCTTTGTATCACTGAAGGGCTAGggcattccaaaccccttgtggattctgtgtgtctctccctcacttcctgggtcccagacccgcattaatagcgatcttgcgattctcaaaaaggagggggctactttgtacccttcggcccctcagagttggggcacattcgtaacaacgtGCATGTAATGGGAGCATTTTTGACCTCCAGGTGGTCCGtggcagggtgattgataaggttgtggccttaaggtagaaggagatgagttatacagctttcattacatgcacgtgcagttcaactctttgagtgaaaatgcataaagtttgaagttaataactcatctccttctacctcaggccacaaacttatcaaccactctgtgtgtgtgtgtgtgtgtgtctgtctgtctgtctgtgtgtgtgtgtcacacaTGTCACCTACATGTGCTAGATTCCTCCAACATTGCAAAGTCCTGCTGGTTGTTAGACCAGTTGGCAACTTAATTTATCCTTAGAATAAGGGGCTAGTGGAAggtttgaccataagaccattagacataggagcaaaattaggacatttggcccatcgagttgctccactatttcatcatggctgatctattttccctctcagtcccaatctcctgccttctccccatatcccttcatgccccgaccatCTATcgacctctaccttaaatatagccaatgacttggcctgcacaactaccggtggcaacaaatttcacagattcaccaaaagaaattcctcctcatctccattttaaatggatgcacctctgttctgagactgtttcctctggtcttagactcccccaccgcaggaaacacgGTTTGGGAGGTGCTATTGGGCATGAATGAATAATTGGGTTACAAGGACACAAGTAGGAGTTTGAGATTGCTCTGACAGCTGGTATGGGTTGAATGGATTCCTGTAACAAAAGGAAATCTGaaatcatcactgacatatgtgataaaatgttatgttttgtggcagcagtacagtgaaagacaaaaaaaatcactataagttacaataaaataaatagtgtaaaagaggaatagggaggcagtgttcatggcctcattgtccattcagaaatctgatggctgaggggaagaatctgttcctaaaacattgagtgtgtgccttcaggctccagtaccacaTCCTCAATGGTAGTAAGATGAAGAGGGCAGTTAGTGAGGGTCTttattgatggatgctgccttcttgaggcattgccttttgaagatgtcctgggtggcaGGGggagttgtgcctgtgatggagcttgcTGAATACCTGAAGTAATTTCATACCTTAGTTGCAATACACCTAGCAGCCACTATTAGGTCCAGGAGTGGAAaacagtgtggtcttctgctgctgtagcccatccacttcaaggtgttCTGTGTGAAAACtgtaggagatcagcagtttctgagatactcaaaccaccctgtctggcaccaacaatcattccatggtcagagtcacttagatcacatatcttccccattctgatgttagatctgaacaacaactaaacctcttgaccatgtctgcatgcttttatgccagGATTTGCTGCCACATTATTGGCTGATTGGATCTGTTTCGGCTGTCCACTGATTTtgatgttgactgtgctgagagtttagtctctgTGGGCACGTTTATGGGCCACAAGACCAGCATTGGATCGACACTGTCAGAAACTCTACTCCAACACGGCTTGCACAGTAATAAGACAGATGGTGAGGTGCCcccacagtctctctgggctTCCAAATCAGATGCTAAGTGGTACACAGGAGTGTAACAGACTTAGCTGATAAGGAAACTGCCCCGCAGTGACAACTAACTAGTCTAGTGATGCCATCCATTGACCAGCACTCTGGTTCCTCCATATATCACCAAAGTGGCTGTACCATTGACTCttttggattcatctgccacaGACACCATCAGACGCCCTGCTGTCGGCATCCTCGTTGGGTGCAGCCTTTGCCTGAAGAGGCATAACTTACAAAGTAGCAAAGGCATGCTTACCTCATTGACTTAGCTAGCCATGATCCTACCACTAGATCTAGTCTAGTAGTTTACCGATGGAACATCACCTTCACGGCCAGGTTAGACCTGCCAGAGAACGAATCTCCGCCATACTTCGCTGATGTTCAGCCAGTGTCACTCCTACACTGATTACATATTTGCTTTAACAAGCAGgtgcatctaataaagtggcaacagAATGTATAACAAGTCTACTGAGGGAGGTAGCCCAGAGGAATTATTTCTTCAGATGTTCTCAAAAAGATTGATAGTTTATAAaagataatatttttaaaaagtgaaatacCAATGCCATATGACAAGCTCAATGCATTTTTTAAACAGTTTATATGCATCTGTGACACGGAAGGTACTCATGGTAAATGTGATGACAACGAAGAAGAAACTAAACTAAAAACTGCGCCAGAGACTGGCAGAGCTGTGGATGGGAGTATTTCTGAAGCAAAACCCAGGATACTGATGGCAATGATGAGCACTGATGAAACTGAAGCTCCAACAATGGAATATAGATCCGAAATTTTGGACATTGAGACCATGCCAGGTATTGGTGAGTGAAACATTTTTCTCTCAAGTCATAGACTCACACTGTGCAGAAACTGGTGCTTCAGCCCACCCTCAAGTACCCCCAGTCTGTACTAATCTCATTTACCAGCTCTTCCCTCTATCACAGGGGctcccattaaccaaggggtccgtggactgtaggttgggaacccctgcgatAGAGCTTTCTATGTCTTGGTAATTTAAGTGCTTGTCTAGATACTTCTTGTacgttgaatcagaatcaggtttattatcacaggtgtaggccatgaaatttgttgttttgtggcagcagtacagtgcaataagtAAAATGCACTATAAATTATGAATTAAAAATATACAAGAATGTTAAAGTAGaacaaaaacagtgaggtagtgttcatagattcattgtctcttcagagatctgatggtgggggctaagaagttgttcctaagacactgagtgtgtgtcttcaggatctttTACCCGCACTGTACTACtactgcagaaaaaaaaattcatgacctatgtgagtgatggtaaacctgattctgatttgggtctctattgtggattgagagtgggaagggtgtagggagaggggaatcatggttgggaaaaggggaagggagagagcagggagtgggaagcaccagagagacattctataatgatcaagaaaccaattgtttggaatcaaattaccttgcctggtgtctcagggctgggtgtgtttgcTCCTGCACCACCCTccatccctggcactccttccatcccacacccctcccgcagcgctccaccctcattacttccaacatcctttgctcctgccagatttatgaACTGCTCCTCTTTGACaaagacagtactgtgcaaaagtcttcggcatcCTAGCTATGTGCCTATAAAAATATTCACATgccccccccttggaagttttcgtgtttttacaacattgaatcacagtggatttaattcggcttttttcacattgatcaacagaaaaagaccttttgtgtcaaagtgaaaacagatctctacaaaatgatcaaaattaattacaattaattgattgcataagtattcaccccctttaatatgacacaccaaatcatcactggtgcagccaattggttttagaagtcacataattagttaaatggagatctttgTGTACAATCAAGGTGTTTCAagtgattgtagtaaaaatacacctgtgtctggaaggtccaactgctggtgagtcagcatcctggcaaaaactacaccacgaagacaaaacactccaagcaactctgccaaacagttattgaaaagcacaagtcaggagatggaaaggagaaaatttccaagtcactgaatatccctcggagtatagttaagtcaatcatcaagaaatggaaagaatatggcacagctatgCATAATTagctgcctagagcaggccgtcctcaaaaactaagtgactgtgcaagaaggggactagtgaggaaggCCACCGAGAGACCTAATGACAACTCTGAgtgagttacaagcttcagtgcctgagatgggagagactgtgcatacaactgtcGTCTGGATGTTTTATTGGTCGCAGCTTTATGTgatagtggcaaagagaaagccactgttgaaaaaaagccCACATGTAATCTTGGTTAGATTTTGcctgaaggcatgtgggagactctgaagtcagctggaagaaggttctatggtctgatgaaaccaaaattgagttttttggccATCAGGCTAAGCATTCTGTTTGGTGTAAGCCCAATACAAaaatacaccatccctaccgtgaagcatggtggtggctgcatcagggATGCTTCACttcagcaggccctggaaggcttatgggtgaaatgaatgcagcaaaatacagggaaatcctggaggaaaacctgatgtagtctgcaagagaactgcgacttgggagtagacttgttttccagcaaggcaatgaccccaagattaaaccaaagctacacaggaatggcttaaaaacaacgaagttaatgtcctggagtggccaagtcagagtccagacctcaatccaattgagaatttgtggctggacttggaaAAAGGaagttcactcacaatccccatgcaatctgccagagcttgagcagttttgtaaagaagattagggaaaaattgcagtgtccagataggCATCTGtaaagatgcatctactaaatactgacttgaagggggtgagtaattatgcaaagaattactttgtctttaataattgtaataaatttcagCCAATTTGTAGAAACGTCTTTTCACTAAGACATGAaaatcttttctgttgatcagtgtcaaagaaagccaaattaaatccactgtgatttaatgttgtaaaacaataaaacataaaaacttccaagTGGTGAATAACTTTTATAAGCacgatatgtgcctaagacttttgactGTATAAGATTACTGTTAAATTAATCGGCTGCTTAATTACGCATTAGAATAAGTAGTGTGAAGATTCAGGTCAATATCATTGGTCATCTACCTCACGTTCAGAGGTAGATTTTGCCAAGAGTGGaatgccctgtcaggggtggcAGTATAGGCAAgtacattagaccataagatatgggagcagaattaggacatttggcctatcaaatttgctctgtcatttcatcatggctgatccattttttctcaCAGCCCGTCTCCAGActtttctccatatcccttcataccctgaccaacctctgcctcaaatatacgtaaacacttggcctccactgctgcctgtggcagcgaattccacagattgaccactctctggctaaagaaatccctgctcatctctgttctaaaaggacgtcctatTAGGTGAGCTGATGACACTTGGCTCCTATAATTTTGGCTACAGCGGCAGAAGCAGAGGACGGAATGGTGCATTGCCACCTCGGTTTTGATATGTGACTTGTTACTCTTTTTCAACAGCTGTCTGCTGCGTGTTTTTAGACTTAGTTTATTACTTATTTAGAtgcagtgcggaataggcccttttgcCCAGTATGCCACGCCGCCCAGCAACTCACCCACttgaccctagcctaatcacaggacaaattccGATGACCAGTTAACCAACTAACCCGcatgtctttgtactgtgggaggaaactggagcacctggaaaccCATACGCACAGGGAAGAATGTAGAACTTTCTTACAGAAGACACAGGGATTGAACCCTaagctgtaacagcatcatgCTAAACGCTACTTTGCCATGGTGTCCCACATTCTTATTGTCTACAGGAGCAGATGCAGAGGGCTGAATGGTTCACTGCCATCTCAGTTCTGTTTCCTAACACTTTAATTCCTTTTTTCAACAGCTGTGTGCTGCGGTTTAATTAATTCATTGTGGTAGTTCTATGGGGAAGGAGGTAGTAATGGTGTTCTGGATCTTTTGATGTACTTTACAGCTCTGCAATCCTTTGTGCAATTACGGGTAAGGAGCCCAACTGTAATGTTCATTTGAATCTATTTTTCTCACACTTAAAGGCGGTACAGAAGACAATATCCCATTCCCTGTACAGGAAAACGGAAGAAATTCAAACACATATTATCCCATTGAGGAACAGAACCAAAAACAATACTACCAGCCTGTAATGACAGAGGCCAAATCTGGGACACAAGCAAGTTCTTATGTACATGAtgttgaagccaggtggataTCTGCGTTGACTTATTGACCTGGTGACTTCTTAGCCATTTGAAACTGATTTTTTCATGCAGCTGAAATGAGTCCATGGACTGTCAGAAACGGAAGCTGAATTATTATGAAAAGCAACTGATTAATGACAACATGGGTCATACCTCAGAATTTTTGCATCTACAGTCTCTCACGCCTCCAGTAAAGTATTCCTTCAAAATATGAGCCAAAAGCCTTAACCCAGGGAGGAAGGCTTAAAGGATGAAACATCCTTTAATTGAGTGCTTTAAGCTTTGAAATTAAATCTCAAGCCTGCTTATTTCAAGTTTTATTAGAATAAATCCCAGCACTTTGTGGGGAGTAACTGTTAAGATGACTGTAATTTAAGAGGTGGAATACCCTTTCTCTGAAGAAATGCGGCTTTAATGAAGAAAAATATTAGATTTACTTGtcagatgtacatcaaaacatccagtgaaagaTGTCATTTGTGTCCACGACCAACACAGCCTAAGGATGaggtgggggcagcctgcaagtgtcgatATGActccagcaccaacgtagcatgccaaCAACTTACGAATActaatctttggaatgtgtgaggaaaccagagaacccagcagaaatcatgcagtcacagggagactgtacaaacttcttacagacagtagtgggaattgaaccctggtcactgacactgtaaagtgttgtgctacagCTATGTTATGGTGCTGCCCTTAAAACATatcatttagaaataaaaacaaaactccTTCAATTTTACCTGTCAAGCCTCTTCCCCCAGGAGCAATAGAAGCTAGCTGGAATCATATCCCTACTGACTTCAGAATCGTTCTCTCAAGACATCTGGTAAATCTCTCTGGCTTGGCATAACATCagagacataggaatagaattaggccatatgaCCCAAtgggtctgctccactattccattatggataatttattatccctctcaactccattttcctgccttcttgtAACCTTAGACACCCTTCTGGTACAGTGGTAGAGGCACGCAGAGTCATTAAATGATATATCAGAGTGAAAAGCTTTGCTGATGGCTTTCTGGTCCTCATTGAGAGAGAAGTAGGGAGCTCGCCCAACGCCTTCAGGACACATCTGTAAGCCAACCTACACCACCACAGGTTCAGTTTTTCACTAGATGTTCGATAGAGACATCTTTGCCCTATCAGTTGGTACCACTTGAAGTGTAGGGGAATGCACTCTGATTTTCTGACCAATATCTATCATTTAGTTAATATCAGTAACAGTAATTATTTGATCCAAGCCTTGTTGCTCTTTGTGGGAACTCATTGTGCACAAATAAGCCATTgatccagaatcaggtttattatcactgacatgtattgtgaaatttgttactttgcaGCAGCAAAGTGTAACACataataaaaattactgtaagttacaataagaaatataaaaataaatagtgcaaaaaaagagagcaaaatagtgagatactgttcagaaatctaagaaactgttcctaaaacattgagtgtgtgtcttcaggctcctggacttcTTCCCTAATGGTGGTAATGTGACAAGGGTATGTCCTGAATGGCGagagcccttaatgatggatgccacctttttcagttatcaccttttgaagatgtccttgatgctatggagactagtgcccgtgatggagctgactgagtttacaaccctctgaaaCTTAGTCCagtgaaaggtctcggcccaaaatattgaattctttatccatttccatagatgctgcctgacctgctgagttcctccagcattttgtgtgtgtcgctctgttTATCAGCTTCTGTTTATCACTCGATGCCAGCCAGTACTGAAAGCTC is part of the Hypanus sabinus isolate sHypSab1 chromosome 27, sHypSab1.hap1, whole genome shotgun sequence genome and harbors:
- the LOC132381947 gene encoding uncharacterized protein LOC132381947, which translates into the protein MILRYKGNSTSDNLCEDKIHEVLLTTSKKLKNSVNLYMVLIMVVMTILCILVILRSSRCNTSNIREIGMLVKLRFICICDTEGTHGKCDDNEEETKLKTAPETGRAVDGSISEAKPRILMAMMSTDETEAPTMEYRSEILDIETMPGIGGTEDNIPFPVQENGRNSNTYYPIEEQNQKQYYQPVMTEAKSGTQASSYVHDVEARWISALTY